The window ACGCCGCCGCTCTGGCCCAGGCGCTCCAGTCGGCACGGACCAGCGTCGCTTTGGCCGTTCCCCGTCTTGACGGGTCGGACGTGTTCGAGGCCCTAGCCGCTGGCTGCGCCGACGCCGTGACCCGGGGCGTCCGCGTGGACTTGCTGATCGGCTCCACCGACAGGGACCCGGCCGCCCTGACCGCCGTCGCAAACCGCATCGGTTACGGCGCCGACGCCCGCCGAGGCCGGGCGTTGCTGCGGACCCGCGTCACGGGCAGCGGTGCCAGCCTGCTGCTGTGGGACAGTGCGCCAGGACAGCTCGTCGGCATCGTTACCGGCCACGCGTGGGTCGGCGGGACGGCAGGAAGCCCCCAAGCTGCAGGCGTAAGGGTCCTCTCGCCCGCATTATGTGCCGACCTCGCCCGCGCCGTCGCTTCACTGTGGACTGGCCGCAGCGGCGACGACTTCTCGGGCGAGCCGATTAGATGGCGGCACCTTGCCGACGACGTCGAAGAGGCCGCCGCTTGCTCCTTGGACGCCGCCGTGAACGGTACGGCGACCACAGCCGAGCTGCTCGTAGATGAGGAGTGTCTGGCCGTGGACGACGTCCTGGCCGCCGACGCCGCCGTCGGCCTGTACGTCCCGGACCCGACGGGCGGCGACGTCGGGCGCAGAGGCGTCCAGCTGATCGTGCGTGGCCCCGGCGCCCAGCTCGTCCGAGCAGCTCCGGACGCGCTCGGATAGCGCCCGTCAGCAATACTCGGACCGCCAGATTCCGGATGGACAGAACCTTTGACGGTCATCCAGCGGCGGGTACGCACCGGCAGCCGTCGAGCGTCAAGCCACAAGCTGGCGGGCCGCAGGCATCCGCTCATGCTGGCGATGCGCGGGTGCTGCTCGACCAATACGAAGCCAAGGAGCGCGTGTCAGGTCGCAGACAACGCACGACACCCAAACCTGGGCCCGCACTTCCCCAAACGGTCGTCAATCCCGGCAACCGGTCAACGATGTTCGACCATCGAGTCACCCCGAACGCGGCGCCACCCGACAAGGCGAGCGCATACCGTGGCCGGAGCCCGGCAGGGGAGCAATTTTTGGGGAGCAAATGGGGAGCAAAACGATGCGCTGAACCTGCCTAAATCGTCCTGAAAGTCGAGGAACGGAGCCGCCTGACCTGCAGTAGTCACATTTCCGCAGGTCAGGCGACTTTTCTGGCATAGTTCACACCGAAGGTGTCACTGTTCGATCCCAGTATCGCCCACGGACTCGGGCGACGTGTGTCTGCGGAAAGCGCAGACCACGTCGTCCGTTGTCGTATCTGGGGGCCGAGCCCCCAGACCCCACGGTGCGATGTCTCGCGATCCAGCGTGGTGTGGATTGGGGTAGGCCCTCTATAGGTACGCGCTGAAGACCAGGTCGAAACCCTTTGTTTGGCTTGCGACCTGGTCTTTGTTGGACCGGGGAGTGCCGACCACGAAGGTCTCGGGGGCAGCTGCGTGGTCAGTGGGAGTCGGGGGTGGCGTCTCGTTTCGGGACTCGGCCGAGGAGGACGGTGGCCGCGACCGCGGCGAGTGCGGTTAGGCAGGCGGCGATCAGGGCCGTTACCTGGAGGCCGTCGGTGAAGGCTGCTTGGGCCGCGGTGAGCCAAGGGTCTCCCACGCGGGCTGGGAGTCCGCTTGCCGACTCCGCCGTCGCGCCCAGGGTCTCGCCTGCCTCGGGTGGGATACCCGGGGGCAGGGCGTCAGCCATTCTCGCTCGGTAGACGGTGGCCGCGGCGCCGCCCAGCAGGGCGATGCCCAGGGCGCCGCCGAACTCCGAACCGGTCTCCGACAACGCGGACGCCGCGCCGGCGCGCTCCGGCGGTGCGGTGGCCACCACCATGTCGGTCGCCAGCGCCGCGACCATGCCCAGGCCCGCGGCCATGACGGCACCCGCCGCGACCAGGACCGGGAGGCCGGAGACCGGGTCCACCTGGGTCAACCCGGCGAAGCCTGCCGCGGCGACGGCGAAGCCGACGCCCACGACGTGGCCGGGACGCAGCCACCGGGTCAGGGCGGCGACGGACCCGATGCCCACCGCCATGCCGCCGAACATCGGCAGTGTCCACAGGGCCGCGGTGAACGGCCGCATGTCCAGCACCAACTGCAGATACTGCGACGACGACCACCCGAACCCGGTCATCACGAACATCATCAGCGTCCCGGCCAGCAGCGCGACGCTGAACGGGCGCTCGGCGAAGAGCCGGACGTCGATCATCGGTGTCGGCAGCTTTCCCTGCCTGCGGACGAACACGACGCCCAGCACCGACCCGACCACGATCGTCGCGACCGGCAGCCAGT is drawn from Actinokineospora alba and contains these coding sequences:
- a CDS encoding MFS transporter, with amino-acid sequence MVTQSSPTDTTPTAGRREWIGLAVLVLPCVLVSMDLSVLFLALPFLSADLRPSGTELLWIMDIYGFLLAGLLITMGSLGDRIGRRRLLLCGGFAFAAASVLAAYSDSPTMLIAARALLGVAGATLAPATLSLIRNMFHDAKQRMVAVSVWTAGFSGGALIGPIAGGILLEHFWWGSVFLINVPVMVLLLVLGPLLLPEFRDPRPGKLDLVSVVLSLGAVLLVIYGIKKLAADGAHWLPVATIVVGSVLGVVFVRRQGKLPTPMIDVRLFAERPFSVALLAGTLMMFVMTGFGWSSSQYLQLVLDMRPFTAALWTLPMFGGMAVGIGSVAALTRWLRPGHVVGVGFAVAAAGFAGLTQVDPVSGLPVLVAAGAVMAAGLGMVAALATDMVVATAPPERAGAASALSETGSEFGGALGIALLGGAAATVYRARMADALPPGIPPEAGETLGATAESASGLPARVGDPWLTAAQAAFTDGLQVTALIAACLTALAAVAATVLLGRVPKRDATPDSH